A portion of the Pseudorasbora parva isolate DD20220531a chromosome 1, ASM2467924v1, whole genome shotgun sequence genome contains these proteins:
- the fbxo3 gene encoding F-box only protein 3 isoform X3, whose protein sequence is MATSIALSLDNLPSDPLLLVLSFLDFRDLISCSFVSRRLNELTGHNPLWKTLCQKHWLLTEADKTHRGLTWKELFREYYADLGRYMDYYSTLKNAWDSLKNYLNQKCPRMIASLKEGVKEEELDTIEAQIGCKLPNDYRCSYRIHNGQKLVVPGLMGSMALSNHYRSEDLLDIETAAGGFQQRKGMRQCLPLTFCFHTGLSQYMALESTEGRTRSEIFYQCPDQLAQDPSAIDMFITGSNFTEWFTSYVDNVVTGEYPIIRDQIFRYVHDKRCVATTGDITVSVSTSFLPELSSVHPPHFFFTYRIRIEMAKSALPENACQLDSRYWKITNANGNVEEVRGPGVVGEFPVMTPGKVHEYASCTTFSTTSEYMEGHYTFHRLKNKEEVFDVSIPRFHMVCPPFQLSQ, encoded by the exons ATGGCAACGTCCATAGCGCTCAGCCTGGATAACTTACCGTCTGATCCCTTGCTGCTGGTGCTGTCATTTCTGGACTTCCGAGATCTGATCAG CTGCAGTTTTGTAAGTCGCAGACTCAATGAGCTGACAGGTCATAACCCCCTATGGAAGACACTTTGTCAGAAGCACTGGCTCCTTACTGA GGCAGACAAAACACACAGAGGCCTGACCTGGAAGGAGCTGTTTCGGGAGTATTATGCTGATTTGGGCCGTTACATGGACTATTACAGCACTCTCAAGAATGCCTGGGATAGCCTGAAAAACTACCTGAATCAGAAATGTCCTCGAATGATTGCTTCACTTAAAG AGGGAGTGAAGGAGGAGGAGCTAGACACCATTGAGGCCCAGATTGGCTGCAAACTCCCTAATGACTACCGTTGCTCCTATAGGATACACAATGGACAAAAACTAGTTGTCCCTGG ACTGATGGGCAGCATGGCTTTGTCCAATCACTATCGTTCAGAAGACCTGTTGGATATTGAGACAGCGGCAGGGGGGTTTCAGCAGAGAAAAGGGATGCGGCAGTGTCTTCCACTCACGTTTTGCTTCCATACCGGCCTTAGCCAGTACATGGCCCTGGAGAGCACAGAGGGACGAACACGCAGTGAGATCTTCTATCAGTGCCCG GATCAGCTGGCACAGGATCCCTCTGCGATTGACATGTTCATTACAG GGTCTAACTTTACTGAGTGGTTTACTTCCTATGTTGACAATGTTGTCACAGGAGAATACCCCATCATTCGGGACCAGATCTTCAG GTATGTTCATGACAAACGCTGTGTGGCAACCACTGGTGACATCACCGTATCAGTCTCTACCTCCTTCCTGCCAGAGCTCAGTTCAGTCCATCCGCCACACTTTTTCTTCACCTATAGAATCAG GATTGAGATGGCAAAGTCGGCCCTGCCAGAGAATGCATGCCAGCTAGACAGTCGGTACTGGAAGATCACGAATGCAAACGGAAATGTGGAGGAGGTCCGAGGCCCTGGCGTCGTGG GCGAGTTTCCAGTGATGACACCCGGTAAAGTTCACGAGTATGCCAGCTGTACCACGTTTTCCACCACTTCCGAGTACATGGAAGGCCACTACACATTCCACCGGCTCAAGAACAAAGAGGAAGTGTTTGATGTATCAATCCCACGATTCCACATGGTGTGCCCACCATTCC AGCTCAGTCAGTGA
- the fbxo3 gene encoding F-box only protein 3 isoform X2, with the protein MATSIALSLDNLPSDPLLLVLSFLDFRDLISCSFVSRRLNELTGHNPLWKTLCQKHWLLTEADKTHRGLTWKELFREYYADLGRYMDYYSTLKNAWDSLKNYLNQKCPRMIASLKEGVKEEELDTIEAQIGCKLPNDYRCSYRIHNGQKLVVPGLMGSMALSNHYRSEDLLDIETAAGGFQQRKGMRQCLPLTFCFHTGLSQYMALESTEGRTRSEIFYQCPDQLAQDPSAIDMFITGSNFTEWFTSYVDNVVTGEYPIIRDQIFRYVHDKRCVATTGDITVSVSTSFLPELSSVHPPHFFFTYRIRIEMAKSALPENACQLDSRYWKITNANGNVEEVRGPGVVGEFPVMTPGKVHEYASCTTFSTTSEYMEGHYTFHRLKNKEEVFDVSIPRFHMVCPPFRESMSSVSEVSAPYDDDNSSDTDDYEEGEMRGMNMADPGGRCPRHV; encoded by the exons ATGGCAACGTCCATAGCGCTCAGCCTGGATAACTTACCGTCTGATCCCTTGCTGCTGGTGCTGTCATTTCTGGACTTCCGAGATCTGATCAG CTGCAGTTTTGTAAGTCGCAGACTCAATGAGCTGACAGGTCATAACCCCCTATGGAAGACACTTTGTCAGAAGCACTGGCTCCTTACTGA GGCAGACAAAACACACAGAGGCCTGACCTGGAAGGAGCTGTTTCGGGAGTATTATGCTGATTTGGGCCGTTACATGGACTATTACAGCACTCTCAAGAATGCCTGGGATAGCCTGAAAAACTACCTGAATCAGAAATGTCCTCGAATGATTGCTTCACTTAAAG AGGGAGTGAAGGAGGAGGAGCTAGACACCATTGAGGCCCAGATTGGCTGCAAACTCCCTAATGACTACCGTTGCTCCTATAGGATACACAATGGACAAAAACTAGTTGTCCCTGG ACTGATGGGCAGCATGGCTTTGTCCAATCACTATCGTTCAGAAGACCTGTTGGATATTGAGACAGCGGCAGGGGGGTTTCAGCAGAGAAAAGGGATGCGGCAGTGTCTTCCACTCACGTTTTGCTTCCATACCGGCCTTAGCCAGTACATGGCCCTGGAGAGCACAGAGGGACGAACACGCAGTGAGATCTTCTATCAGTGCCCG GATCAGCTGGCACAGGATCCCTCTGCGATTGACATGTTCATTACAG GGTCTAACTTTACTGAGTGGTTTACTTCCTATGTTGACAATGTTGTCACAGGAGAATACCCCATCATTCGGGACCAGATCTTCAG GTATGTTCATGACAAACGCTGTGTGGCAACCACTGGTGACATCACCGTATCAGTCTCTACCTCCTTCCTGCCAGAGCTCAGTTCAGTCCATCCGCCACACTTTTTCTTCACCTATAGAATCAG GATTGAGATGGCAAAGTCGGCCCTGCCAGAGAATGCATGCCAGCTAGACAGTCGGTACTGGAAGATCACGAATGCAAACGGAAATGTGGAGGAGGTCCGAGGCCCTGGCGTCGTGG GCGAGTTTCCAGTGATGACACCCGGTAAAGTTCACGAGTATGCCAGCTGTACCACGTTTTCCACCACTTCCGAGTACATGGAAGGCCACTACACATTCCACCGGCTCAAGAACAAAGAGGAAGTGTTTGATGTATCAATCCCACGATTCCACATGGTGTGCCCACCATTCCGTGAGTCAATG AGCTCAGTCAGTGAGGTTTCTGCTCCCTATGATGATGACAATTCTTCGGACACAGATGACTATGAGGAGGGAGAAATGCGTGGCATGAACATGGCTGACCCAGGAGGACGCTGCCCTCGGCATGTCTGA
- the syt13 gene encoding synaptotagmin-13 isoform X2 codes for MLVSATALLGATLGTVSGVLTLCGLSLLCKSCKKGKLERGDETDPEKAKPSILHTLTQFSVQKCTEPIQPQASLKFPKIYRPKPSVTSQEVINYKEHGAANDRSGAELDTCNQATESEEVFSLPRQASADETPCTSEQTGAMTTSSSILYPKLHFSISLHKESGELHISIVEAENISVDTGCEGYISGCVSVSEEQKHAQTAAHKLAAHVQWGEELVFALPLEGTENTDGLDGEVSLSLHCSDRFSHNSTLGTMRFKLADVSMMLDADCWVDLQPPKQEVTSSAGELLLSLSYLPAANRLGVVVMKARGLQSDKLKDTIDLSVKLTLKHQNAKLKKKQTRRVKHKMNPVWNEMMMLELPSELLAKSTVDLEVLNLAGPGTLLPLGRCMLGLHTSGTGLQHWKQMLDNPRKQIAMWHPLYT; via the exons ATGCTCGTGTCTGCGACAGCGCTGTTGGGGGCTACGCTGGGTACCGTGTCTGGAGTGTTGACACTGTGTGGTCTCTCCCTGCTTtgcaagagctgtaagaaggGGAAACTTGAGAGAGGGGACGAGACTGACCCAGAGAAAGCCAAACCCAGTATTCTACATACTCTGACACAG TTCAGTGTGCAGAAGTGCACTGAACCCATCCAGCCTCAAGCATCTTTGAAGTTCCCTAAAATCTACCGGCCCAAACCTTCTGTCACTTCTCAAGAGGTAATAAACTACAAAGAACATGGAGCTGCCAACGACAGGTCTGGTGCCGAGCTCGACACCTGTAACCAGGCAACCGAAAGTGAGGAGGTCTTCTCCCTCCCGCGACAAG CTTCCGCAGATGAAACGCCCTGTACATCTGAGCAAACCGGTGCCATGACGACAAGTAGCTCCATCCTATATCCTAAACTGCACTTCTCCATTAGTCTGCACAAAGAGAGCGGAGAGCTACACATCAGCATCGTAGAAG CGGAGAATATATCTGTGGATACAGGATGTGAGGGATATATATCAGGGTGTGTGAGTGTCTCTGAAGAGCAGAAGCACGCTCAGACAGCGGCCCACAAGCTGGCAGCGCATGTGCAGTGGGGAGAGGAGCTGGTGTTCGCCCTACCTCTGGAGGGCACAGAAAACACGGATGGTCTAGATGGAGAGGTGTCCCTCTCTCTTCACTGCTCTGATCGATTTTCCCATAATTCTACTCTGGGCACTATGCGCTTTAAGCTGGCTGATGTAAGCATGATGTTGGACGCTGACTGTTGGGTTGACTTACAGCCACCCAAACAG GAAGTGACATCATCAGCTGGAGAGCTACTATTGTCACTCAGTTATCTGCCAGCAGCCAATAGACTTGGGGTGGTAGTAATGAAGGCTAGAGGACTTCAGTCAGACAAACTGAAAGACACCATAG ATCTCTCAGTAAAGTTGACCCTGAAACATCAAAATGCCAAGCTGAAGAAGAAGCAGACACGGCGAGTGAAGCACAAGATGAATCCGGTCTGGAATGAGATGATGATGTTGGAGCTGCCCAGTGAGCTACTGGCTAAATCCACCGTGGATTTGGAGGTACTGAACCTGGCCGGTCCCGGGACCCTGCTCCCCCTAGGCCGCTGCATGCTGGGGCTCCACACCTCCGGCACTGGCCTACAGCACTGGAAACAGATGCTAGATAATCCACGCAAGCAAATTGCAATGTGGCATCCTCTATACACCTAA
- the znf408 gene encoding zinc finger protein 408, whose translation MRRGNIVLMATDFWRDKVSENMRDSIHSVLRSVPRGLTLGPSLAEDGQLGLWCVGRVLEKGTLLGLEEPDKIIRKEKEELQNTCQNVFKRGEISEEMYWMRFACTTQSERASNVSVLEVDGRLGLRVCQDIQPGTELLLWKDQQETSFEEQVLQGKACESSIRPNRDQDPVQSATEDHAKPHIKVKNLVQDSRVCDSSDLELNGVDLAHEESEAEQIDERPAKEEIRNISVSTSQAQSSSEHLKPERSLRVSSRLATKPRKVHSSVNRIRKGQDPKNRSELSSKKKLLNNKDNTMQTLYINKDSSMEQNEQDFPHFTIRERKYKCDECDKSFFQLCHLKKHKFTHQNQKPYMCTECGKPYSSQESFQAHLLMHRGQRPFQCQHCDKSYGLKRDLKEHQVLHSGEKPFVCDICGKAFARRPSLRVHREVHRTKEPDYQAPKVKCPECSKELANSGSLRNHMRLHTGERPYICQHCGKSFRQRGNLLGHMRIHTGEKPYKCDHCDLRFSQVPELRRHLISHTGEVYLCPVCGKALRDPHTLRAHERLHTGDRPYKCEQCGKGYTMATKLRRHLKSHFEEKPHVCQVCGAKYTMMQSLQRHLQSHKHHSDSGHMLPTRGRPKRSGQKAEGEPGRTDCSSLEVGQTVAYVQASEDFTIVSHPEDAILDSGAYHHGTIVLEKGAEEGLERIELSENIIEIIVSDENTKCIVVQEQTSKCKEIQEQEANAECIVVQENDASSNCIVVPEQDANSCLVILQGQDGLSSVAETVEIETGL comes from the exons ATGCGCAGAGGAAATATAGTCCTGA tGGCAACAGACTTTTGGAGGGATAAAGTCTCTGAGAATATGAGAGACTCCATCCACAGTGTGCTGAGATCAGTACCGCGAGGGCTGACCCTGGGTCCTTCTCTGGCTGAAGATGGACAGTTGGGTCTGTGGTGTGTTGGGCGAGTGCTAGAGAAAGGCACTCTGCTAGGTCTGGAGGAACCTGACAAAATTATCAGGAAGGAAAAAGAG GAGCTGCAAAATACATGCCAAAATGTGTTCAAAAGAGGAGAAATCTCAGAGGAAATGTACTGGATGAG GTTTGCTTGTACAACTCAGAGTGAGAGAGCGAGCAATGTCAGTGTACTTGAGGTGGATGGAAGATTGGGCCTTAGGGTCTGTCAGGACATTCAGCCAGGAACAGAACTGCTCCTCTGGAAAGATCAACAAGAAACCTCCTTTGAAGAACAAGTCCTGCAAGGAAAAGCCTGTGAAAGCAGTATtagaccaaacagagatcaag ATCCTGTTCAAAGTGCCACAGAAGATCATGCAAAACCTCATATCAAGGTGAAAAATCTTGTGCAGGACTCTAGAGTCTGTGATTCCAGTGACCTGGAGCTGAATGGGGTGGATCTGGCACACGAGGAGAGTGAAGCTGAGCAGATCGATGAGCGTCCTGCAAAAGAAGAGATTCGGAACATCAGTGTGAGTACATCACAAGCCCAGAGTTCATCAGAACATCTGAAGCCAGAGAGAAGCCTAAGAGTCAGCTCTCGCCTTGCCACTAAACCTCGAAAAGTGCACTCGTCAGTCAACCGTATCCGCAAAGGACAAGACCCAAAGAACAGGTCAGAACTAAGCAGCAAGAAAAAGCTCTTGAATAACAAAGACAACACAATGCAGACGTTATATATTAATAAGGATTCCAGCATGGAGCAAAATGAGCAGGATTTTCCTCACTTTACTATCCGAGAGAGGAAGTACAAATGTGACGAGTGTGACAAGAGCTTCTTTCAGCTGTGCCATCTGAAGAAACACAAATTCACGCATCAAAATCAGAAGCCGTACATGTGCACAGAGTGTGGCAAACCTTACAGTTCACAGGAGAGCTTCCAGGCCCACCTGCTAATGCATCGTGGTCAGAGGCCATTTCAATGCCAGCACTGTGACAAAAGCTATGGCTTAAAACGGGACCTCAAGGAGCACCAGGTTCTCCACTCAGGCGAGAAACCTTTCGTCTGTGACATCTGTGGAAAAGCTTTTGCTCGCCGGCCCTCGCTACGCGTCCACAGAGAAGTCCATCGGACAAAAGAGCCAGATTACCAGGCTCCCAAGGTCAAGTGTCCAGAGTGCAGTAAAGAACTGGCCAATTCTGGCTCTTTAAGGAACCACATGCGTCTGCACACTGGAGAACGGCCGTACATCTGCCAGCACTGTGGCAAGAGCTTTCGCCAACGTGGCAATCTGCTGGGACACATGCGCATCCACACGGGAGAGAAACCTTACAAGTGCGACCACTGCGACCTGCGCTTTTCTCAAGTGCCTGAACTGCGCCGGCACCTGATTTCACACACGGGTGAGGTGTATCTGTGTCCTGTCTGTGGTAAGGCTTTACGGGACCCTCACACGCTACGGGCACATGAACGGCTGCACACAGGAGACAGGCCCTATAAATGTGAACAGTGTGGGAAAGGGTACACGATGGCAACCAAACTCCGGCGCCACCTAAAGTCTCACTTCGAAGAGAAGCCACATGTTTGCCAGGTGTGCGGAGCCAAATACACGATGATGCAGAGTCTACAGCGGCATCTGCAGTCGCACAAACATCACTCAGACTCTGGGCACATGTTGCCGACACGAGGTCGACCCAAAAGATCAGGCCAGAAAGCGGAGGGTGAGCCGGGTAGGACTGACTGCAGCAGTTTGGAGGTGGGACAGACTGTGGCGTACGTTCAAGCCTCAGAGGACTTCACTATAGTGTCTCACCCAGAAGATGCCATTTTGGACTCTGGTGCGTACCACCATGGCACCATTGTTTTGGAAAAAGGAGCTGAGGAGGGGCTTGAACGAATTGAGCTCAGTGAGAATATCATCGAGATTATTGTCTCTGATGAAAATACCAAGTGTATAGTAGTGCAAGAACAGACTTCTAAGTGTAAAGAGATTCAGGAACAGGAAGCTAATGCTGAATGCATAGTTGTGCAAGAAAATGATGCCAGTAGTAACTGTATTGTAGTTCCAGAACAGGATGCTAATAGTTGTTTAGTCATATTACAAGGTCAGGATGGTCTAAGTTCAGTGGCAGAGACTGTTGAAATAGAGACAGGGCTGTGA
- the fbxo3 gene encoding F-box only protein 3 isoform X1, with translation MATSIALSLDNLPSDPLLLVLSFLDFRDLISCSFVSRRLNELTGHNPLWKTLCQKHWLLTEADKTHRGLTWKELFREYYADLGRYMDYYSTLKNAWDSLKNYLNQKCPRMIASLKEGVKEEELDTIEAQIGCKLPNDYRCSYRIHNGQKLVVPGLMGSMALSNHYRSEDLLDIETAAGGFQQRKGMRQCLPLTFCFHTGLSQYMALESTEGRTRSEIFYQCPDQLAQDPSAIDMFITGSNFTEWFTSYVDNVVTGEYPIIRDQIFRYVHDKRCVATTGDITVSVSTSFLPELSSVHPPHFFFTYRIRIEMAKSALPENACQLDSRYWKITNANGNVEEVRGPGVVGEFPVMTPGKVHEYASCTTFSTTSEYMEGHYTFHRLKNKEEVFDVSIPRFHMVCPPFRESMVRSSSVSEVSAPYDDDNSSDTDDYEEGEMRGMNMADPGGRCPRHV, from the exons ATGGCAACGTCCATAGCGCTCAGCCTGGATAACTTACCGTCTGATCCCTTGCTGCTGGTGCTGTCATTTCTGGACTTCCGAGATCTGATCAG CTGCAGTTTTGTAAGTCGCAGACTCAATGAGCTGACAGGTCATAACCCCCTATGGAAGACACTTTGTCAGAAGCACTGGCTCCTTACTGA GGCAGACAAAACACACAGAGGCCTGACCTGGAAGGAGCTGTTTCGGGAGTATTATGCTGATTTGGGCCGTTACATGGACTATTACAGCACTCTCAAGAATGCCTGGGATAGCCTGAAAAACTACCTGAATCAGAAATGTCCTCGAATGATTGCTTCACTTAAAG AGGGAGTGAAGGAGGAGGAGCTAGACACCATTGAGGCCCAGATTGGCTGCAAACTCCCTAATGACTACCGTTGCTCCTATAGGATACACAATGGACAAAAACTAGTTGTCCCTGG ACTGATGGGCAGCATGGCTTTGTCCAATCACTATCGTTCAGAAGACCTGTTGGATATTGAGACAGCGGCAGGGGGGTTTCAGCAGAGAAAAGGGATGCGGCAGTGTCTTCCACTCACGTTTTGCTTCCATACCGGCCTTAGCCAGTACATGGCCCTGGAGAGCACAGAGGGACGAACACGCAGTGAGATCTTCTATCAGTGCCCG GATCAGCTGGCACAGGATCCCTCTGCGATTGACATGTTCATTACAG GGTCTAACTTTACTGAGTGGTTTACTTCCTATGTTGACAATGTTGTCACAGGAGAATACCCCATCATTCGGGACCAGATCTTCAG GTATGTTCATGACAAACGCTGTGTGGCAACCACTGGTGACATCACCGTATCAGTCTCTACCTCCTTCCTGCCAGAGCTCAGTTCAGTCCATCCGCCACACTTTTTCTTCACCTATAGAATCAG GATTGAGATGGCAAAGTCGGCCCTGCCAGAGAATGCATGCCAGCTAGACAGTCGGTACTGGAAGATCACGAATGCAAACGGAAATGTGGAGGAGGTCCGAGGCCCTGGCGTCGTGG GCGAGTTTCCAGTGATGACACCCGGTAAAGTTCACGAGTATGCCAGCTGTACCACGTTTTCCACCACTTCCGAGTACATGGAAGGCCACTACACATTCCACCGGCTCAAGAACAAAGAGGAAGTGTTTGATGTATCAATCCCACGATTCCACATGGTGTGCCCACCATTCCGTGAGTCAATGGTGCGGTCG AGCTCAGTCAGTGAGGTTTCTGCTCCCTATGATGATGACAATTCTTCGGACACAGATGACTATGAGGAGGGAGAAATGCGTGGCATGAACATGGCTGACCCAGGAGGACGCTGCCCTCGGCATGTCTGA
- the syt13 gene encoding synaptotagmin-13 isoform X1: MLVSATALLGATLGTVSGVLTLCGLSLLCKSCKKGKLERGDETDPEKAKPSILHTLTQFSVQKCTEPIQPQASLKFPKIYRPKPSVTSQEVINYKEHGAANDRSGAELDTCNQATESEEVFSLPRQASADETPCTSEQTGAMTTSSSILYPKLHFSISLHKESGELHISIVEAENISVDTGCEGYISGCVSVSEEQKHAQTAAHKLAAHVQWGEELVFALPLEGTENTDGLDGEVSLSLHCSDRFSHNSTLGTMRFKLADVSMMLDADCWVDLQPPKQQEVTSSAGELLLSLSYLPAANRLGVVVMKARGLQSDKLKDTIDLSVKLTLKHQNAKLKKKQTRRVKHKMNPVWNEMMMLELPSELLAKSTVDLEVLNLAGPGTLLPLGRCMLGLHTSGTGLQHWKQMLDNPRKQIAMWHPLYT; the protein is encoded by the exons ATGCTCGTGTCTGCGACAGCGCTGTTGGGGGCTACGCTGGGTACCGTGTCTGGAGTGTTGACACTGTGTGGTCTCTCCCTGCTTtgcaagagctgtaagaaggGGAAACTTGAGAGAGGGGACGAGACTGACCCAGAGAAAGCCAAACCCAGTATTCTACATACTCTGACACAG TTCAGTGTGCAGAAGTGCACTGAACCCATCCAGCCTCAAGCATCTTTGAAGTTCCCTAAAATCTACCGGCCCAAACCTTCTGTCACTTCTCAAGAGGTAATAAACTACAAAGAACATGGAGCTGCCAACGACAGGTCTGGTGCCGAGCTCGACACCTGTAACCAGGCAACCGAAAGTGAGGAGGTCTTCTCCCTCCCGCGACAAG CTTCCGCAGATGAAACGCCCTGTACATCTGAGCAAACCGGTGCCATGACGACAAGTAGCTCCATCCTATATCCTAAACTGCACTTCTCCATTAGTCTGCACAAAGAGAGCGGAGAGCTACACATCAGCATCGTAGAAG CGGAGAATATATCTGTGGATACAGGATGTGAGGGATATATATCAGGGTGTGTGAGTGTCTCTGAAGAGCAGAAGCACGCTCAGACAGCGGCCCACAAGCTGGCAGCGCATGTGCAGTGGGGAGAGGAGCTGGTGTTCGCCCTACCTCTGGAGGGCACAGAAAACACGGATGGTCTAGATGGAGAGGTGTCCCTCTCTCTTCACTGCTCTGATCGATTTTCCCATAATTCTACTCTGGGCACTATGCGCTTTAAGCTGGCTGATGTAAGCATGATGTTGGACGCTGACTGTTGGGTTGACTTACAGCCACCCAAACAG CAGGAAGTGACATCATCAGCTGGAGAGCTACTATTGTCACTCAGTTATCTGCCAGCAGCCAATAGACTTGGGGTGGTAGTAATGAAGGCTAGAGGACTTCAGTCAGACAAACTGAAAGACACCATAG ATCTCTCAGTAAAGTTGACCCTGAAACATCAAAATGCCAAGCTGAAGAAGAAGCAGACACGGCGAGTGAAGCACAAGATGAATCCGGTCTGGAATGAGATGATGATGTTGGAGCTGCCCAGTGAGCTACTGGCTAAATCCACCGTGGATTTGGAGGTACTGAACCTGGCCGGTCCCGGGACCCTGCTCCCCCTAGGCCGCTGCATGCTGGGGCTCCACACCTCCGGCACTGGCCTACAGCACTGGAAACAGATGCTAGATAATCCACGCAAGCAAATTGCAATGTGGCATCCTCTATACACCTAA